A section of the Quatrionicoccus australiensis genome encodes:
- the dusB gene encoding tRNA dihydrouridine synthase DusB → MDFVGFTLRNNLFVAPMAGVTDRPFRQLCKKMGAGLAVSEMVTSNSLLYGSAKTLRRANHQGEVAPISVQIAGADPKMMAEAARHNVDNGAQIIDINMGCPAKKVCNVMAGSALMQDEKLVGQILDAVVGAIPDTPVTLKFRTGWNLANRNAPTIARIAESAGVRAVAIHGRTRCQQYTGEAEYDTIAMVKTLIRIPVIANGDITSPEKAKHVLDVTGADGVMIGRAAQGRPWLFREIEHYLKTGQHLPPARVTEIHEILKAHLVDLYDFYGPETGFKVARKHISWYTKGLVGSAAFRKEMNTLPSIEQQMQAVNDFFHQQAEAHEHLKYISEEALAA, encoded by the coding sequence ATGGATTTTGTCGGTTTCACGCTTCGCAACAACCTGTTTGTCGCGCCCATGGCTGGCGTGACGGACCGTCCTTTCCGCCAGTTGTGCAAGAAGATGGGCGCCGGCCTGGCCGTGTCCGAAATGGTCACGTCCAACTCGCTGCTTTACGGCAGCGCCAAGACGCTGCGCCGCGCCAATCACCAGGGTGAAGTCGCGCCGATCTCGGTACAGATCGCCGGTGCCGACCCGAAAATGATGGCCGAAGCCGCCCGCCACAACGTGGACAACGGCGCCCAGATCATCGACATCAACATGGGCTGCCCGGCCAAGAAGGTCTGCAACGTAATGGCCGGCTCGGCCCTGATGCAGGACGAAAAGCTGGTCGGCCAGATCCTCGATGCCGTAGTCGGCGCCATTCCCGATACCCCGGTCACGCTGAAATTCCGCACTGGCTGGAATCTCGCCAACCGCAACGCGCCGACCATCGCCCGTATTGCCGAATCGGCCGGCGTGCGCGCCGTTGCCATCCACGGCCGGACGCGCTGCCAGCAATACACCGGCGAAGCCGAGTACGACACCATCGCCATGGTCAAGACGCTGATCCGCATCCCGGTCATCGCCAACGGCGACATCACCAGCCCGGAAAAGGCCAAGCACGTACTCGACGTGACCGGTGCCGACGGCGTCATGATCGGTCGCGCCGCCCAGGGCCGCCCCTGGCTGTTCCGCGAGATCGAGCACTACCTGAAAACCGGCCAGCACCTGCCGCCGGCCAGGGTCACCGAGATTCACGAAATCCTCAAGGCCCACCTGGTCGACCTGTACGACTTCTACGGCCCGGAAACCGGCTTCAAGGTCGCCCGCAAGCACATCTCCTGGTACACCAAAGGGCTGGTTGGCTCAGCGGCCTTCCGCAAGGAAATGAACACTTTGCCGAGCATCGAACAACAGATGCAGGCAGTGAACGACTTCTTCCACCAACAGGCAGAAGCGCACGAACATCTTAAATATATTTCAGAGGAGGCGTTGGCAGCATGA
- a CDS encoding FAD-dependent monooxygenase, which produces MTEAAIEHVDVLIIGAGPVGQTLHLALAAGGQKSLLIDRRPLDAQQDDPRALALSHGARQLLEQIESWPTRAATPIETIHVSQKDGFGRTVIDRNDYKLPALGYVVRYRDLSAALSKNLAADAVLAGSEIIEIQAGDEYVDVTLRHQDVIRHIRTRLLVHAEGTPGDQPGVTVSDYVQHAVICEVTPTPGHNKRAWERFTPDGPLALLPLGDEFSIVFTLPPEKSDAVMALDDDAFIAALQKQFGQRMTFAKPGKRSRFPLYLRLRDTLTKGNEVWIGNTAQTLHPVSGQGFNLGIRDAWQLAEILLADGVDRSALARYAASRKLDRQGSAFFTDKIVRAFSNDFGPLKLARGLGLLALDLCPPARHFVAKRMIWGARAWP; this is translated from the coding sequence ATGACTGAAGCCGCCATTGAACACGTTGACGTCCTGATCATCGGCGCCGGCCCGGTCGGCCAGACGCTGCATCTGGCGCTCGCCGCCGGCGGGCAGAAATCGCTGCTTATCGACCGTCGACCGCTGGACGCCCAACAGGACGACCCGCGCGCCCTCGCCCTGTCGCACGGCGCCCGCCAGTTGCTCGAACAGATCGAGAGCTGGCCGACGCGCGCCGCAACGCCGATCGAAACCATCCACGTCTCGCAAAAGGACGGCTTCGGGCGCACCGTCATCGATCGCAACGACTACAAGCTGCCGGCGCTCGGCTACGTCGTGCGCTATCGCGACCTCAGCGCCGCCCTGAGCAAGAATCTCGCTGCCGATGCCGTGCTCGCCGGCAGCGAAATCATCGAGATCCAGGCCGGCGACGAGTACGTCGACGTCACACTGCGCCATCAAGATGTAATCCGCCACATCCGCACCCGCTTGCTGGTGCACGCCGAAGGCACGCCGGGCGACCAGCCGGGCGTGACGGTCAGCGACTACGTGCAGCATGCAGTGATCTGCGAAGTCACGCCGACGCCGGGCCACAACAAGCGCGCCTGGGAACGCTTCACGCCGGACGGCCCGCTTGCGCTGCTGCCGCTCGGCGACGAGTTTTCCATCGTGTTCACGCTGCCGCCGGAAAAATCCGATGCCGTCATGGCACTCGACGACGATGCCTTCATCGCCGCCCTGCAAAAGCAGTTCGGCCAGCGCATGACTTTTGCCAAACCGGGCAAGCGCAGCCGTTTCCCGCTCTACCTGCGCCTGCGCGACACGCTGACCAAGGGCAACGAAGTCTGGATCGGCAACACGGCGCAGACCCTGCATCCGGTCTCCGGTCAGGGCTTCAACCTGGGCATCCGCGACGCCTGGCAACTCGCCGAAATATTGCTCGCCGACGGCGTCGACCGCTCAGCACTGGCCCGCTACGCTGCCAGCCGCAAGCTCGACCGCCAGGGCAGCGCCTTCTTTACCGACAAAATCGTGCGCGCCTTCTCGAACGATTTCGGACCGCTCAAACTGGCGCGTGGCCTCGGCCTGCTCGCCCTCGACCTGTGCCCGCCAGCCCGCCATTTCGTCGCCAAGCGCATGATCTGGGGCGCCCGCGCCTGGCCGTAG
- the purH gene encoding bifunctional phosphoribosylaminoimidazolecarboxamide formyltransferase/IMP cyclohydrolase produces MTIKQALISVSDKTGVLEFAQGLAAQGVKLLSTGGTAKMLRDAGLSVTEIGDYTGFPEMLDGRVKTLHPKVHGGILARRDLPEHLATIEQHGIPMIDLVCVNLYPFAATIAKAGVTLEDAIENIDIGGPAMVRSSAKNYNGVSIVTDPEDYAPLLAEMKANGGALQLATRFGLAKKAFTHTARYDSMIANWLTGLDDGAEAKPAEAAPVPAIFPAKLQLAFDRTEILRYGENSHQSAAFYRETNPVAGSIAAYTQLQGKELSYNNIADSDAAWECVKSFDAPACVIVKHANPCGVAVDGTLLGAYEKSFKTDSTSAFGGIIAFNGEVGMDVVNAMNERKHFVEVLIAPAFTAEAKAALAAKANLRVLVVPISRQLNALEYKRVGGGLLVQTPDNFTAQASGLKIVTKVQPTAQQIEDLLFAERVAKFVKSNAIVFCGNGMTLGVGAGQMSRVDSTKIASIKAQHAGLDLAGSVVASDAFFPFRDGVDVLAEAGAKAVIQPGGSMRDEEVIAAADEHGIAMVFTGARHFRH; encoded by the coding sequence ATGACCATCAAACAAGCGCTGATTTCCGTCTCCGACAAGACGGGTGTTCTCGAATTCGCCCAGGGCCTTGCCGCCCAAGGCGTCAAGCTGCTGTCCACCGGCGGTACCGCGAAAATGCTGCGCGATGCCGGCTTGAGCGTTACCGAAATCGGCGACTACACCGGCTTCCCGGAAATGCTCGACGGCCGCGTCAAGACGCTGCACCCGAAGGTACACGGCGGCATCCTGGCGCGTCGCGACCTGCCGGAACACCTGGCGACCATCGAACAGCACGGCATTCCGATGATCGACCTGGTCTGCGTCAATCTCTACCCGTTTGCGGCGACCATCGCCAAGGCCGGTGTGACGCTGGAAGATGCGATCGAGAACATCGATATCGGCGGCCCGGCCATGGTCCGTTCTTCGGCCAAGAACTACAACGGCGTGTCCATCGTCACCGATCCGGAAGACTACGCCCCGCTGCTCGCCGAGATGAAAGCCAACGGCGGCGCCCTGCAACTGGCGACCCGCTTCGGTCTGGCCAAGAAGGCCTTCACCCACACCGCCCGCTACGACAGCATGATCGCCAACTGGCTGACCGGCCTCGACGACGGCGCTGAAGCCAAGCCGGCCGAAGCCGCGCCGGTTCCGGCCATCTTCCCGGCCAAGCTGCAACTGGCTTTTGACCGCACGGAAATCCTGCGTTACGGCGAGAACTCGCATCAGTCGGCCGCCTTCTACCGCGAAACCAACCCGGTCGCCGGCAGCATCGCCGCCTACACCCAGTTGCAGGGCAAGGAGTTGTCCTACAACAACATCGCCGACTCCGACGCCGCCTGGGAATGCGTCAAGTCCTTCGATGCCCCGGCCTGTGTCATCGTCAAGCATGCCAACCCGTGTGGCGTCGCCGTCGACGGCACCCTGCTCGGCGCCTACGAAAAGTCGTTCAAGACCGATTCGACCTCGGCCTTCGGCGGCATCATCGCCTTCAACGGCGAAGTCGGCATGGATGTCGTCAACGCCATGAACGAGCGCAAGCACTTCGTCGAAGTGCTGATCGCCCCGGCCTTCACCGCCGAAGCCAAGGCTGCGCTGGCCGCCAAGGCCAACCTGCGCGTGCTGGTCGTGCCGATCTCGCGCCAACTCAACGCCCTCGAATACAAGCGTGTCGGCGGTGGCCTGCTCGTCCAGACGCCGGACAACTTCACGGCCCAGGCCTCCGGCCTGAAGATCGTCACCAAGGTACAGCCTACCGCGCAGCAGATCGAAGACCTGCTCTTCGCCGAGCGCGTCGCCAAGTTCGTCAAGTCGAACGCCATCGTCTTCTGCGGCAACGGCATGACGCTGGGCGTCGGCGCCGGCCAGATGAGCCGCGTCGATTCGACCAAGATCGCCAGCATCAAGGCACAGCATGCCGGTCTCGACCTGGCCGGCTCGGTCGTCGCATCCGATGCCTTCTTCCCGTTCCGTGACGGTGTCGACGTGCTGGCCGAAGCAGGCGCCAAGGCAGTCATCCAGCCGGGTGGCTCGATGCGCGACGAGGAAGTCATTGCAGCCGCCGACGAACACGGCATTGCGATGGTGTTCACCGGCGCCCGCCACTTCCGCCACTGA
- a CDS encoding sensor domain-containing diguanylate cyclase, with protein sequence MILHFGSSLKTRIAVVAGLLLLAGITLISLFATKILHDDMQDLVSQQQLTAANYIARDIDGKITLRRESLKRVALNMPPALFTNPAALQIWLEDRKAIHTLFPIGLMVIPPDGGPTLADTPHLKTRPKSFTDRDWFIDVIASRETVVSKPLIARATQEPALVVAVPIFDPQNNLLGILAGVTPLATPGFLDLIQGVRPGTQGSYQLISPRHRIYALTSEKSTAVTPLPDTGKDPIIDQAINGMRGIRIITNAAGEEELVAIVGVPQPRWLLIARQPGKEAFATVANTLRNLLLITALLALPIVVMLLAALSRLLQPLATLAGELHSMAEGTRPMHPVEARSADEVADVANSFNRLQGKLQEQEYRLAEMAHHDVLTGLPNRLLLTDRLENGLKQMPRIQHSMAVLFLDLDGFKTVNDNHGHQVGDLLLIEIARRLSDSVRTADTVGRLGGDEFLIILSPADNPLEAAERVAETCLHALAQPIIIGDLALTVTTSIGIVICEKQQAESVTASQLMSQADVAMYRAKAAGRNRYAVYAAPSLPANNKNV encoded by the coding sequence ATGATCTTGCACTTCGGCAGCAGTCTCAAGACAAGGATTGCTGTCGTTGCCGGCCTGCTGCTTCTGGCCGGTATCACGCTGATTTCGCTGTTTGCCACCAAGATCCTGCATGACGACATGCAGGATCTTGTCTCCCAGCAGCAACTCACCGCGGCCAACTACATTGCCCGCGACATCGACGGCAAGATCACGCTGCGCCGCGAAAGCCTCAAGCGCGTTGCGCTCAACATGCCGCCCGCGCTGTTCACCAACCCGGCGGCGCTGCAAATCTGGCTGGAAGACCGCAAGGCCATCCACACCCTGTTCCCGATCGGGTTGATGGTCATCCCGCCCGATGGCGGCCCCACCCTGGCCGACACGCCGCACCTGAAAACGCGCCCCAAGTCCTTTACCGACCGCGACTGGTTCATCGACGTCATCGCCAGCCGTGAAACCGTCGTCAGCAAGCCCCTGATCGCCCGTGCCACGCAGGAGCCCGCACTGGTCGTCGCCGTCCCCATCTTCGACCCGCAAAACAATCTGCTCGGCATCCTGGCCGGCGTGACGCCGCTGGCTACACCCGGCTTTCTCGACCTGATCCAGGGCGTGAGGCCGGGCACCCAGGGCAGTTACCAGCTGATCTCGCCACGCCACCGCATCTACGCACTGACCTCGGAGAAGAGCACGGCGGTTACCCCCCTGCCTGACACCGGCAAAGATCCGATCATCGACCAGGCAATCAACGGCATGCGTGGCATCCGCATCATCACCAATGCTGCGGGCGAAGAGGAACTCGTGGCCATTGTCGGGGTACCCCAGCCGCGCTGGCTGCTGATCGCCCGGCAACCGGGCAAGGAAGCCTTTGCTACCGTTGCCAACACCCTGCGCAACCTGCTGCTGATCACCGCCCTGCTGGCGCTGCCGATAGTCGTGATGCTGCTCGCCGCGCTGAGCCGCCTGCTGCAACCGCTCGCCACGCTGGCCGGCGAATTGCACAGCATGGCGGAAGGCACCCGCCCGATGCACCCGGTCGAAGCCCGCTCTGCTGATGAAGTGGCCGACGTCGCCAACAGCTTCAACCGCCTGCAGGGCAAACTGCAGGAGCAGGAATACCGCCTCGCTGAAATGGCGCATCACGATGTCCTGACCGGCCTGCCCAACCGTCTGCTGCTCACCGACCGCCTCGAGAACGGCCTGAAGCAGATGCCCCGCATCCAGCACAGCATGGCAGTGCTTTTTCTTGACCTGGACGGTTTCAAGACAGTCAACGACAACCACGGCCATCAGGTCGGCGACCTGCTGCTGATCGAAATTGCCCGTCGCCTAAGCGACAGCGTACGTACCGCCGACACGGTCGGCCGCCTCGGTGGCGACGAGTTCCTGATCATCCTCAGCCCGGCCGACAACCCGCTCGAAGCCGCCGAACGCGTTGCCGAAACCTGCCTGCATGCGCTGGCCCAACCGATCATCATTGGCGATCTCGCCCTCACGGTCACCACCTCGATCGGCATTGTCATCTGTGAAAAGCAGCAGGCAGAATCGGTAACCGCCAGCCAGCTGATGAGCCAGGCCGATGTCGCGATGTACCGCGCCAAGGCGGCCGGGCGCAATCGCTATGCGGTTTATGCCGCCCCTTCACTCCCCGCGAACAACAAAAATGTCTGA
- a CDS encoding aminoglycoside phosphotransferase family protein has product MSRDQLVTDWVASRFPGQTVQITPASADASFRRYFRLTWPDGSTRILMDAPPEKEDCKPFIHVAGLLAKADLAAPRILDKDLDNGFLVLTDLGRIGYLDALNADLSLADLLIRPVLDVLIKWQLSSKASTLPPYDATLLRRELDLFPEWFIGRHLGVQLDDNEKLMLDRTFKFLINSALAQPKVFVHRDFMPRNLMVVESAERLTPGIIDFQDAVYGPITYDVVSLFRDAFISWEEEQELDWVVRYWEKARAAGLPVREDFGDFWRDYELMGLQRHLKVLGIFCRLKYRDGKEKYSEDLPRFMNYARKTAHRYLQLKPLLNLLDKLEGNTEQIGYRR; this is encoded by the coding sequence ATGTCGCGCGATCAACTTGTTACCGACTGGGTTGCCAGTCGCTTCCCCGGCCAGACCGTCCAGATCACCCCCGCTTCGGCCGATGCCAGCTTCCGCCGCTATTTCCGGCTGACCTGGCCGGACGGCAGCACACGCATCCTGATGGATGCGCCGCCGGAAAAAGAGGACTGCAAACCCTTCATCCACGTCGCCGGCCTGCTCGCCAAGGCCGATCTTGCCGCGCCGCGCATCCTCGACAAGGATCTCGACAACGGTTTCCTGGTCCTCACCGACCTCGGCCGCATCGGCTATCTTGATGCGCTGAACGCCGACCTGTCGCTGGCCGACCTGTTGATCCGTCCGGTCCTCGACGTGCTGATCAAATGGCAACTCTCCAGCAAGGCGAGCACGCTGCCGCCTTACGACGCGACGCTGCTGCGCCGCGAACTCGACCTGTTCCCGGAATGGTTCATCGGTCGCCACCTCGGCGTGCAGCTCGACGACAACGAAAAGCTGATGCTCGACCGGACCTTCAAGTTCCTGATCAACTCGGCACTGGCCCAGCCCAAGGTTTTCGTGCATCGCGATTTCATGCCGCGCAACCTGATGGTCGTCGAAAGCGCCGAACGCCTGACGCCGGGCATCATCGACTTCCAGGACGCCGTCTACGGCCCGATCACCTACGACGTCGTCTCGCTCTTCCGCGACGCCTTCATCTCCTGGGAAGAAGAACAGGAACTCGACTGGGTCGTCCGTTACTGGGAAAAGGCCCGCGCCGCCGGCCTGCCGGTACGCGAGGATTTCGGCGACTTCTGGCGCGATTACGAACTGATGGGCCTGCAACGCCACCTCAAGGTGCTCGGCATCTTCTGCCGCCTCAAGTACCGCGACGGCAAGGAAAAATACAGCGAAGACCTGCCGCGCTTCATGAACTACGCCCGCAAGACCGCCCACCGCTACCTCCAGCTCAAGCCGCTGCTCAACCTGCTCGACAAGCTGGAAGGCAATACCGAGCAGATTGGCTACCGGCGATAG
- the purD gene encoding phosphoribosylamine--glycine ligase, translating into MNLLVIGSGGREHAMAWRLAKTPGMQKVFVAPGNAGTAREHELENINITDPVALADFAEQNKIHLTVVGPEAPLAAGVVNVFRARGLKIFGPTKEAAQLESSKDFAKRFMARHNIPTAEFATFTESTAAHAYIDAKGAPIVIKADGLAAGKGVVVAMSLEEAHAAIDDMLSGNKLGDAGARVVIEEFLDGEEASFIVMVDGKNVLALASSQDHKRIGDGDTGPNTGGMGAYSPAPCVTPEVHAKAMREIILPTVRGMAADGIPFTGFLYAGLMINKDGTVKTLEFNCRMGDPETQPILMRLKSDFVDLLEHAIDGTLDTVEAEWDRRVALGVVLAAANYPDSPKKGDQITGLPNGNSFGEDAHVFHAGTTDADGQVVTNGGRVLCVTALGENVKLAQKLAYESAVQIHFDGMQFRKDIGYRAISR; encoded by the coding sequence ATGAATCTACTAGTCATCGGTTCCGGCGGCCGTGAGCACGCCATGGCCTGGCGCCTCGCCAAGACGCCCGGCATGCAGAAGGTTTTCGTCGCCCCCGGCAATGCCGGCACGGCGCGCGAGCATGAGCTGGAAAACATCAACATCACCGATCCGGTGGCACTGGCGGATTTTGCCGAGCAGAACAAGATCCACCTGACCGTGGTCGGCCCGGAAGCGCCGCTGGCAGCCGGCGTGGTGAATGTCTTCCGCGCCCGTGGCCTGAAAATCTTCGGCCCGACCAAGGAAGCCGCCCAGCTCGAATCCTCCAAGGATTTCGCCAAGCGCTTCATGGCCCGCCACAACATTCCGACCGCGGAATTTGCCACATTTACCGAGTCGACCGCTGCGCACGCCTACATCGATGCAAAAGGCGCACCGATCGTCATCAAGGCTGACGGCCTGGCCGCCGGCAAGGGCGTCGTCGTTGCCATGAGCCTGGAAGAAGCGCATGCCGCGATCGACGACATGCTGTCCGGCAACAAGCTGGGCGATGCCGGTGCCCGCGTCGTCATCGAGGAATTTCTCGACGGCGAGGAAGCCAGCTTCATCGTCATGGTCGATGGCAAGAACGTGCTCGCCCTGGCTTCCAGCCAGGACCACAAGCGCATCGGCGACGGCGACACCGGCCCCAACACCGGCGGCATGGGCGCTTACTCCCCTGCGCCCTGCGTGACGCCGGAAGTGCATGCCAAGGCCATGCGCGAAATCATCCTGCCGACCGTACGCGGCATGGCGGCCGACGGCATTCCGTTCACCGGCTTCCTCTACGCCGGCCTGATGATCAACAAGGACGGCACGGTCAAGACCCTGGAATTCAACTGCCGCATGGGCGACCCGGAAACCCAGCCGATCCTGATGCGCCTCAAGTCCGATTTCGTCGATCTGCTCGAACACGCCATCGACGGCACGCTCGACACCGTCGAAGCCGAATGGGATCGCCGCGTCGCGCTGGGCGTCGTGCTCGCTGCCGCCAATTACCCCGACAGCCCGAAGAAGGGCGACCAGATCACCGGTCTGCCGAACGGCAACAGCTTTGGCGAGGACGCCCACGTTTTCCACGCCGGCACGACCGATGCCGACGGCCAGGTGGTGACTAACGGCGGCCGCGTGCTCTGTGTCACGGCGCTGGGCGAGAACGTCAAGCTGGCGCAGAAGCTGGCTTACGAATCGGCTGTGCAGATCCACTTCGATGGCATGCAGTTCCGCAAGGACATTGGCTACCGCGCCATTTCCCGCTAA
- a CDS encoding aminopeptidase P N-terminal domain-containing protein, whose protein sequence is MSHAHFIARRKRLLKTIGDGVAIIPTAPEVVRNRDAHHPFRFDSYFWYLSGFPEPEAVVVLVGGRRPKSILFCREKHAEREIWDGYRYGPKAAKAAFGFDAAYPIELLDQKLPEFLVDRDTLWHAVGHDDAWDARIARALNAVRAESRAGKRAPRAIHDLRFELDAMRLIKDAAEADIQQRSADIASAGHARAMRACQPGMAEYELEAELTYEFRKRGADAHAYTPIVAGGANACVLHYVENNKILNDNTLVLIDAGCEVAGYAADITRTFPVNGRFNAAQKDVYEIVLAAQDAAFAATAPGRHFMEGHDAAVRVLTQGLIDLKLLAGDLDNLIEKSDYKRFYMHRTGHWLGLDVHDAGEYKVGDAWTSLQPGMTLTVEPGLYIRPGADIPPALAGIGIRIEDDVRVTEAGCHVFTTAPKTVAEIEEVMRHD, encoded by the coding sequence ATGAGCCACGCCCATTTCATCGCCCGCCGCAAGCGCCTCCTCAAGACCATCGGCGACGGCGTCGCGATCATCCCAACCGCGCCGGAAGTCGTGCGCAACCGCGATGCGCATCACCCCTTCCGTTTCGACAGCTACTTCTGGTACCTAAGCGGTTTCCCGGAACCGGAAGCCGTCGTCGTGCTGGTTGGCGGTCGACGTCCGAAATCCATCCTTTTTTGCCGCGAGAAGCACGCAGAGCGCGAAATCTGGGACGGCTACCGTTATGGCCCGAAGGCCGCCAAAGCCGCCTTCGGTTTCGACGCCGCCTACCCGATCGAACTGCTCGACCAAAAACTGCCCGAATTTCTCGTCGACCGCGACACGCTGTGGCATGCCGTCGGCCACGACGATGCCTGGGATGCGCGCATCGCCAGGGCGTTGAATGCCGTGCGCGCGGAGAGTCGGGCCGGCAAGCGGGCACCGCGCGCCATCCACGACCTGCGTTTCGAGCTCGACGCCATGCGCCTGATCAAGGATGCCGCCGAAGCGGATATCCAGCAGCGCTCGGCCGACATTGCCAGCGCCGGCCACGCCCGCGCCATGCGCGCCTGCCAGCCGGGCATGGCCGAGTACGAGCTGGAAGCCGAACTGACTTACGAATTCAGAAAGCGCGGCGCCGACGCGCACGCCTACACGCCCATCGTCGCCGGCGGCGCCAATGCCTGCGTGCTGCATTACGTCGAGAACAACAAGATCCTCAACGACAACACGCTGGTCCTGATCGACGCCGGCTGCGAAGTCGCCGGCTACGCTGCCGACATCACCCGGACCTTCCCGGTCAATGGCCGTTTCAATGCGGCGCAGAAGGACGTCTATGAAATCGTCCTCGCCGCGCAGGACGCCGCCTTTGCCGCGACCGCGCCCGGCCGCCACTTCATGGAAGGTCACGACGCCGCCGTGCGCGTGCTGACCCAGGGCCTGATCGACCTCAAGCTGCTCGCCGGCGATCTCGACAACCTGATCGAAAAAAGCGATTACAAGCGCTTCTACATGCACCGCACCGGCCACTGGCTCGGCCTCGACGTGCACGACGCCGGCGAATACAAGGTTGGCGACGCCTGGACCTCGCTGCAACCGGGCATGACGCTGACCGTCGAACCCGGCCTCTACATCCGCCCCGGCGCCGACATTCCGCCGGCCCTGGCCGGCATCGGCATCCGCATCGAGGACGATGTGCGCGTTACCGAAGCGGGTTGCCATGTCTTCACCACGGCGCCAAAGACGGTCGCCGAAATCGAGGAAGTCATGCGCCATGACTGA
- the murU gene encoding N-acetylmuramate alpha-1-phosphate uridylyltransferase MurU — protein sequence MKAFILAAGRGERMRPLTDHTPKPLLAAGGKPLIVWHLERLAAAGFRDIIINHAHLGAQIEAALGDGARWGLHIQYSPEPPGALETAGGIASALPLLDSEPFLVVNGDVYCDVDFACFSRSTLGPAVASMVAENTTKCPAGGARLLFVANPAHHAGGDFSLDGERVVYAQGEQTLTYAGIGVFSPAMFADVPAGSIMKLRPLLDAAIAAGTLTGERYDGRWVDVGTPQRLAELDTELRNA from the coding sequence ATGAAAGCCTTCATCCTGGCCGCCGGTCGCGGCGAACGCATGCGACCGCTCACCGACCACACGCCCAAGCCGCTGCTCGCAGCCGGCGGCAAGCCGCTCATCGTCTGGCACCTGGAGCGCCTGGCGGCAGCAGGCTTTCGCGACATCATCATCAATCACGCCCATCTCGGCGCGCAGATCGAGGCGGCGCTCGGCGACGGCGCGCGCTGGGGCCTGCATATCCAGTACTCGCCGGAACCACCGGGCGCGCTGGAAACCGCGGGCGGCATCGCAAGCGCCCTGCCACTGCTCGACAGCGAACCGTTTCTGGTCGTCAATGGCGATGTTTACTGCGACGTGGATTTCGCGTGTTTTTCCCGGTCGACCCTAGGACCAGCCGTTGCTTCCATGGTCGCTGAAAACACCACAAAATGCCCCGCCGGCGGCGCCCGCCTGCTCTTCGTCGCCAACCCGGCGCACCATGCCGGCGGCGACTTCAGTCTGGACGGCGAACGCGTCGTCTACGCCCAGGGTGAGCAAACACTCACCTACGCCGGCATCGGCGTCTTTTCGCCGGCCATGTTTGCCGACGTGCCAGCCGGCTCGATCATGAAACTGCGCCCGCTGCTCGATGCCGCGATCGCCGCTGGCACGCTGACCGGGGAACGTTACGACGGCCGCTGGGTCGATGTAGGAACACCACAACGCCTGGCGGAACTGGATACCGAATTGAGAAACGCATGA
- a CDS encoding Fis family transcriptional regulator: MSQHDLGRCVINALEQYFRDLDGEKPGAIYDMVLRSVEKPMLEVVLAKAGSNQTLAAEMLGINRNTLRKKLTEHQLL, encoded by the coding sequence ATGAGCCAACATGATTTGGGGCGGTGCGTGATCAACGCACTGGAGCAGTACTTCCGCGACCTGGATGGGGAAAAACCGGGCGCGATCTATGACATGGTCCTGCGCAGCGTCGAAAAGCCGATGCTCGAGGTCGTTCTGGCCAAGGCCGGCAGCAACCAGACGCTGGCCGCCGAGATGCTCGGCATCAACCGCAACACCCTGCGCAAGAAACTTACCGAACACCAGTTGCTCTAG